In Mycoplasmopsis meleagridis, the genomic stretch AATAACCATATTCAATCTTTCTTCAACTGGAACATTTAAAATAGAAGGAGTAACATTTTTACTTTTCATTTTTTGCCTCTTTTAATAACTTTAAATAATTTAAATATCTTTTTTCTGGTATTTTTTTGCCTATATTAAGTTTAACATTGCAAAATTCTTCCGGTTCATTTTCATGTAAACATCATTTAAATTTACATAATTTACTTAATTCTCTAAAAATTTTAAAAGATTTAGATAATTCATTTTTATTCATTTGAATATCTAAAGAAGAAAATCCAGGAGTATCAATTAATGAGCCATTTTTAAAATCATAAATTTTTGTAATTCTTGTTGTATGCTTACCTCTATTAGCATTTTTTGAAATCTCTTTTGTTTCTAAATTCAAATTTAGCAACTTATTAATTATTGTAGTTTTTCCTACCCCGCTTTGCCCCATAAAAGAACATGTATTATGATTGAATATTGGAGTAAATAATTCTACTAAATCATCTTTTTTATAGTCTATTTGGTATATTTTATAATTCATTTCTTTATACATTTCTATTTCGTTAGATGATCCTAAATCATTCTTTGTTACCAAAATAATAGGAACAATATTCTTGCTTTCTATCAATGCTAAATATTTATCAACTAAAAATGATTGAAAATCAGGGTTTTTAACTGACATAACTACAATAATATGATCAATATTTGCTACTTTTGGTCTTATAAAATAATTTTTTCTTTCATAAATTTTTTTGATAAATCCATCTAAATCAAATTCTACATAATCACCAACTAATGGATTTATATCGTTATATCTAAAACTTCCTTTAGCATTTAATTCATAAAATTTATTGTCGGCTTTAACATTAAACTTGCCAGCTATAATTGAATAAATTCTTCCTTTCATTAGACCAAAACCGCTATGATAATGATAATTACTATAAGCAAAGCGATTGCTCCTAAACCAATATATAAAGTCAATTTATTATTTATAAAATCAACAAAAGTTTTTTTGATCTTAATAGTTTTAACATCCAAAGGTTTTTCTAAACTTCTTTCAGGATTTAAAACTGTTTTTAAATCTGTTTTTAGAGAATAAACAGAATCATAACGCTTATCAGGATCCTTTGCTGTTGCTTTAATTACTACATTGGCAAAAGCTTGAGGAACATCAGCAATTTTTACTAAATCTGGCAATGGAGAATCTTCTTGTTTTTTGATTGTTTGCATTGCGTCAGCACCTTTGAAAGGATATTCTCCTGTTAACATTTCATAAATTAAAATACCTAAAGCATAAATATCAGTTTTAATTGTTGGTTTATTGTTCGTTTTACATAATTCAGGGGCAAGATAATAGAGAGAGCCAACAATTTTAGTAACTTGTGTATGTCTTTGACTTTCATCATCAAGCGCAAGACCAAAATCTATTATTTTTACAGTTCTTTCACTTGTTATCATAATATTATTGCTTTTTATATCTCTATGAATAATACCTGAAGCATGCAATTCTTCTAACCCATCTGCTATTTGTAGAGCATAATTTTGAACAGTTTTAATATTAAGTTTTCCTTCACTTAATTTATCTTTTAAATTAATACCGTCAACATATTCCATAATAATATATTGTTCATTGTCGCCAATATATGCATCTATAAATTTAGCAACATATTTAGAATTAACCTTAGATAAAACTTTTATTTCTTGTGAAAATCTTTTTTTACTTATTTCTTCGTCACTATTTTTTGGACTAACAAAATATTTCAAAGCATAAAATGTATTACTAGTGTCGTTTATTTCTTGAACTTTAAAAACTTTGGCAAAGCCTCCAGAACCTATGTTTGAAATAATTTTATATTTTTCATAAATTTTGCTATTTTCAATAATACTCATCACTTAATTACGCTCCAAATCTATTATTCCAATTGATAAATTATCTGTTGAATGACTTAAAATAGCTTCTTCTATAATTCTCTTACACATATCTTTTAAATCTATTTTAAGAGTTAATAAATTAGAAAAAGTAATATGTTCTATAAAAGCATGAACTCCATCAGATGTGGCTACTATTTTTTTAATCTGATCAAGATTTTTGCTTAAGTCAAATACTTCTATTTTGGTCCTTTTATTAGGGCCTAAAGCAGACGTTAATGCTTGTCATTTAGGAAATAATTTAGCATCTTCAAAACGATAATTTTCTTCATTTATTAATCTATTTAGAACATTATGATCTACAGTTATTTGTTTTAAATCGTCATATTTATTTACTACATAAATTCTCGAATCGCCAATATTAAAAACATACATAATATTTTCTTTTTCATTTACTAGACATGCCGCCAAAGTGGTTCCCATATCAAGTTTAGCTTCGTCTTTATTAGCAATAATTTTCATTTCATTTTTAACTTTAGCAATTGTTTCTTTAAATCAATTTACAAAAGATTCGAGATTATGTACTAAAGGTAAAAATTTTTCAAATGAATCTCTAAAAACATTAATTGTAATAGTTGAAGCTAGTGAACCCCCGAAATGGCCGCCCATACCATCGCATAAAATAAGTAATGTAAAATCTTCTTTTTGAAAAATGTCAACTTTATCTTGATTTTCTAGCCTTTTTATGCCTATATCTGTTCTCTTTGCTATTTTCATTTAATTAATTTCTTTAAGAATAATGTTTTTAATTTCGTTTGCTGCTTCTTCAGGAATATCATTAACAATATGGTAGTCAAAGATATCTTTTTCTTTTAATTCTTCTTTGGCTTTTATTAAACGTAATTTGATCGCTTCGTCATCTTCTGTATTTCTATTAAGCATTCTTTTTTCTAATTCAGCAAAAGATGGAGGTAAAACAAAAAAAGTAATTATGTTGAATTTATTTCTTATGTTGGGAATACTTAAAATCTTTTTTGCCCCTTGAGTTTCTATTTCTAAGAAAGGAATATTTCCTTCTGCATGTATTTTTTCAATTTCTTTATATAGAGTTCCATAGTAATTGTCAAAATGAAAGTTATATTCCAAAAGCTCGTCATTTGCTATTTTGTTTTTAAAATCTTCTTTCGTAACAAAAAAATAATTAACTCCATTTATTTCTCCTTGACGTGGTGCTCTAGTAGTTACTGAAACTGAAAATGCTAATTTTAAATTGTCATAAGCAAATAAAAATTTTTCAATTGTTCCTTTACCAACTCCTGATGGACCTGTAAAAATTACAATGGGCTTTAATTTTCTATTTTCCATAATTCTCCTAATAAATTCCAAATTTGCTAAATATTTTTAATATTATAATATTAATATTAAAAGTTAACTACCAAAATTGGTTATTGATACTACTACGAATGATTAAATTAAACGTATATCTTAACAGTTTTATTATTGACAAAAAGCCCTATTTTATAGGCAAATTAGTCTATGATTAGTGATTTTACTTTTTTTTAATATAATTCATAATAATTTATTTTGATGTTTACATTTGTAAGAAAGGAGAGAGATGATAGTAGCAATAGTTTTTTTAGTAATTATTGCTTTTGTTATTATCGTTGTTTCACTATTAATGTCTCCTGATTCAAATGGCTTTTCGGGTGCATTAGTTGGCTCAAGCGATCTAGAATTATTTAAAAACTCAAAAGAAAGGGGGTATAAAAAAATTCTTAAATACACTATGTTAGTAGGGGGAATTGTCATTATCCTCTTAGCTATAATTCTAAGAATTTTAATTAAATAAAAATGGTTAAAGAATTAGAAATATACAAAATACTAATCAAATATGCACCAATTGATTATTTAACTCTTGCGAGGAAAGCAAACATTAAAAAACATCAAAATAGTGAATTAACCTCTATTTTGAAAAAATTAAAAAACAATAATAAAATTACTGAAAACAAAGATCATACATATTCTCCTGTAAGTTTAGTTGAATCCGTTGAAGGAAAAATAGAATATGCTAGTGAAGGCAAATTTGCTTTTGTAAATGTAGAAGAAAATTCAGAAAAAAACAAAAGCATTTTTATTCCAAAAAACGAATTTAATGGTGCATTTAATGGTGATATTGTTAAAGTAAATGTACTAAGATATTTAAATGGTGATTCAAAAGATTTTGGTAAAGTAACTGAAATTTTGGAATCTAAAATAAAAACAATTAGTGGAATAATTAAATTTAAAAATAATCGTTTCTTTTTTGAACCGATTAATAAAAATTTTAAAAATTTCTTCTTCACAATAATAGATAGTAGTATAGTCCTTGAAAATGAAATTGTTGTTTCGGCAGAAATTTTAAAAAAATCAAGAAATAATTTTTGTGAAATATCAATAATTAACAAAATAGGCGATTTAAATGATCCCATGGTTTTTGTTAACTCATATCTTGTTGACAATAACGTTTCTAGTAATTTTTCTAAAAAAGTTCTTGCAGAAGCTTTAAAACTTCCCAATGAAATAGATAAAAGCGGAATAATAAATAGACTAGATTTAAGAAATGAAACAATTGTTACTATTGACGGAAACGATACAAAAGATTTTGACGATGCAATTAGCGTAAAAATAAATTCAGACAATACTTATGAATTAGGTGTTCATATTGCTGATGTTTCCTATTATGTAAAAGAAAATTCAGAAATAGACAAAGAAGCTTTAAAAAGAGGAACATCAATTTATTTAGTAAATAAAGTTATTCCCATGCTACCAGAAAAACTTTCGAATGGAATATGTTCTTTAAATCCCAATGTTGATCGTTTTACTTTAAGCACAATAATTACAATAGACAAAAATGGTAATACCTTAAAATGTGAAATTAAACCTACTATAATTCGTTCTAAATATAGACTTACTTATGACAGAGTTAATCAATTTATTAATGAAAATAAATTATTTGATGACAATAAATTAAACGAAATGCTCGATAAAGCAGTCGAATTAGCAAAAATAATAAGAAAATATAAAAATGATCAAGGTTATATTGATTTTGAAATTAAAGAACCATATGTAAAGACTAATGATAAAGGTGAAGTTTTAGACATCATTGTTAAAGAAACTGGCTTTGCTGAAAATTTAATTGAAGATTTCATGATGAGAGCAAATGAAGAAGTTGCTTTATATCTTGCTAAACATAAATTCCCTGCAATGTATAGAATTCATGAAAAACCAAGTGAAGAAAAATTGATCATGTTTAAAGAAATTTTGAATGAACTTAACATTAATGTTGAAATAGACATGAATAATATTACACCCAAATCTTTTAGAGAAACTATTGAAAAAATCAAATTACAAAGAGATGATGAATACACTAAGATGCTTTTTCTTAGAACAATGTCAAAAGCAATTTATTCTTCTAATAACATAGGTCATTTTGGTTTAGCAAGCAATAATTATTGCCATTTTACGAGTCCAATTAGAAGATATCCAGATCTTATAATACATAGAATCATAAGAGATTTAGTATTAAATAAAGACAAAAGTAAAGTATCTTACTATAATCAAATTTTAGAAAATATTGCAAAACAAAATACTGAATCCGAAGCACTTGCTTTATTAAATGAAAGAAGTACAAATGATTTAAAATTTGCTGAATATTGAAAATCTAAAATAGGCGAAAAAGTTACAGGACAAGTATTGTCAATCATGCCTTTTGGTCTCTTTGTACAATTTGAAAATCATACTGAAGCAATGGTTCACAAAACTAATATGTGTGATAATGAATACGAAATTAATGATTTAAAAACTGAATTTAAAAGTCAAAATAGAGTTATTAAAATCGGTGATAATGTAGATGTAATTATTTCTGGTGCAGATGAAAAAACAGGTAAAGTTGATGCTATTTTATATGAATGCTTTATTTCTCAAAATTTCGATAAAAAAGGCCTAAATGACAAAAAATAACAATCCTAATATAGTTAAAAATTCTCTTGGTTATGACTCTAATTTATATATTTATCAAGACAAAACAATGTTCAACTATTCAGTAGATACGATTTTATTAGCTAATTTTGTTTTTATAAATCAAAAAATAAAAAATATTCTTGAAATTGGCACTAATAATGCTGCTTTATCTATCTTTTTAGCAGAAAGAGATGAAAAATTAAAAATTGACGCTCTAGAAATACAAGAAAAAGCCTTTAAAATTGCAAAAATGAATGTCGATTATAATGAGAAGAATTCTCAAATTTCGCTTATTAATGCAGATTTTAATGATTTTTGAAAAGAGAAGATTAAAACATCACAAATGAAATATGACTCTATTGTTTGCAACCCTCCTTTTTTCCCAATTAAAAATACTAAGCAAAGTAAAAAGCTTACAAAAGAAATGCTCATTGCTACTCATGAAGTTAAACTTACTTTAGAAAATATTATCGAAGGTTCAGCAAAAATAATCGAACAAAAGGGATATTTGACTATGGTTATTCCAGTAGAAAGATTGGTAGATTGTTTTTTCTTGTTAAGAAAATATAAATTTGAACCAAAAAGAGTTAAATTTATTATTCCTAGAATTTACGATAAACCTAAACTAGTTCTAGTAGAAGCTAGATATCAAGCTGGTTGAGGAGTACATTTTTTACCTAATATTTACTTGCATGATTCTGAAAATAAGCATATTCACATCTATAGAGAAGAGGTTAAAAAACTTTACAAACCAATTAGAAAGAAGGAAAAATAACAAAATGAAAACTAAACCAACATTTTTCATTACAACTCCTATTTATTATGCTTCTGGTAATTTACATATTGGCCATCTTTACTGCACTATTATGACTTGAATTATTAAAAATTACAAAAAAAGTCAGGGATATGATGTAAAGTTTTTAACCGGCAGTGATGAGCATGGACAAAAAATTGCCAACAAAGCAAAAATTAATAACTTAAACCCAAAAGAATTTGTTGATAAGTTAATTAACTCATACAAAGAAATGTGAAAAGATTGAAATATTGATTTTGATTATTTCAGTAGAACAACAAATCCTTTTCATGAAGAAACTATAAAAGATATTTTTTCATTTTTTCTAAATAAAAAACTTATTTATAAGGGCAAATATGAGGGTCTTTATTCAGTCGAAGATGAAGAATATTTAACTAAAAACCAAGCAATAGAAAAAAATAATGAATATTTTCATCCTTCTTCAGGACATAAATTAATCAAAATGAGTGAAGAAAGTTATTTTTTTTCTATTAGCAAAATGCAAAAATGATGAGAAGAATATATAAAAAATCATCCTTCTTTTTTACTCCCTAATAAAACAGTAAATGAACTAATTAACAACTTTGTTTCACATGGTTTAGAAGACTTATCAGTAACTAGAAACAATGTTCCATGAGCAATTCCTATAAGAGAAGATAACGAACATACAATTTATGTTTGACTAGATGCCTTATTTAATTACATAACAGCGCTTGGGTACAATATTAATGATGAAAATTCTTCAGATTATTTAAAATATTGAAAAAATGGCGATGAAATAGTACATGTTTTAGGTAAAGAAATAGCTAGATTTCATTTCATTTATTGACCGATTTTTATTCATTCTATTGGCATAAAACAACCAACACATATTATTAGTCATGGGTTATTAAGAGATAAAGATGGAAGAAAAATGTCTAAATCTCTCAATAATGTTATTGCTCCTGAAGAATTATTAAACAATTATCATGACGAAATGATCAAATATTATTTTGCAAGTCAAATCATTTTTGGAGAAGACGGTAATTTTAGTGAAGAGCATTTGAAAAATACTATTAATTCTGACTTAGTTAATAATTTTGGAAATTTAATTTCTAGAACTTTAAAAATGATAAATAATAATTTTTCAAATGGCTTATTTTATAAACAAGCAAGTGATCAAATTGATAAAAATATAGAAGAAGAAATATTAAATTTTGATAAAAAATATTCTTTATTAATGAATGAATTTAAAATTGACAAAGGCTTAAAAGAAGCTATAAATCTAAGTGATAAATTAAATAAATATATCGATTTGACACAGCCTTGAAAATTAACTAATAATTTAGAAAAATTAGAACAAATTTTAATTAGACTTTTAAATGGTATATACACAGTTTCATATGCATTACAAATTTGTTTGCCAAAAAAAATGCAAGAAGTTGCATCAGTTTTAAATATTGATAGTTTCGAGAAAAATCAACTTTCTAATCTTAATAAATTTGATGGCAAAAAAACTGCAGACAAATACTTATTATTTAACAGAATAAAATAGGAGAATGATGATTTTTATTATTTCTAAAGAATTAAAAATAAAAAAAGAAATGAAAGCTAATTTCTTAGAAAAAATTAATGCCTGAATAATTGCTACTAAAAAACAAGAACTTAATTTATCAATAGATGGAATGTGAAAAGATCAAAATCATTTTCTTATTATCGAAAGATGAAGTACCGAAGAAAGCTATGAAAAATAT encodes the following:
- a CDS encoding PP2C family protein-serine/threonine phosphatase, giving the protein MKIAKRTDIGIKRLENQDKVDIFQKEDFTLLILCDGMGGHFGGSLASTITINVFRDSFEKFLPLVHNLESFVNWFKETIAKVKNEMKIIANKDEAKLDMGTTLAACLVNEKENIMYVFNIGDSRIYVVNKYDDLKQITVDHNVLNRLINEENYRFEDAKLFPKWQALTSALGPNKRTKIEVFDLSKNLDQIKKIVATSDGVHAFIEHITFSNLLTLKIDLKDMCKRIIEEAILSHSTDNLSIGIIDLERN
- the metG gene encoding methionine--tRNA ligase, which translates into the protein MKTKPTFFITTPIYYASGNLHIGHLYCTIMTWIIKNYKKSQGYDVKFLTGSDEHGQKIANKAKINNLNPKEFVDKLINSYKEMWKDWNIDFDYFSRTTNPFHEETIKDIFSFFLNKKLIYKGKYEGLYSVEDEEYLTKNQAIEKNNEYFHPSSGHKLIKMSEESYFFSISKMQKWWEEYIKNHPSFLLPNKTVNELINNFVSHGLEDLSVTRNNVPWAIPIREDNEHTIYVWLDALFNYITALGYNINDENSSDYLKYWKNGDEIVHVLGKEIARFHFIYWPIFIHSIGIKQPTHIISHGLLRDKDGRKMSKSLNNVIAPEELLNNYHDEMIKYYFASQIIFGEDGNFSEEHLKNTINSDLVNNFGNLISRTLKMINNNFSNGLFYKQASDQIDKNIEEEILNFDKKYSLLMNEFKIDKGLKEAINLSDKLNKYIDLTQPWKLTNNLEKLEQILIRLLNGIYTVSYALQICLPKKMQEVASVLNIDSFEKNQLSNLNKFDGKKTADKYLLFNRIK
- the gmk gene encoding guanylate kinase, translated to MENRKLKPIVIFTGPSGVGKGTIEKFLFAYDNLKLAFSVSVTTRAPRQGEINGVNYFFVTKEDFKNKIANDELLEYNFHFDNYYGTLYKEIEKIHAEGNIPFLEIETQGAKKILSIPNIRNKFNIITFFVLPPSFAELEKRMLNRNTEDDEAIKLRLIKAKEELKEKDIFDYHIVNDIPEEAANEIKNIILKEIN
- the rnr gene encoding ribonuclease R, encoding MVKELEIYKILIKYAPIDYLTLARKANIKKHQNSELTSILKKLKNNNKITENKDHTYSPVSLVESVEGKIEYASEGKFAFVNVEENSEKNKSIFIPKNEFNGAFNGDIVKVNVLRYLNGDSKDFGKVTEILESKIKTISGIIKFKNNRFFFEPINKNFKNFFFTIIDSSIVLENEIVVSAEILKKSRNNFCEISIINKIGDLNDPMVFVNSYLVDNNVSSNFSKKVLAEALKLPNEIDKSGIINRLDLRNETIVTIDGNDTKDFDDAISVKINSDNTYELGVHIADVSYYVKENSEIDKEALKRGTSIYLVNKVIPMLPEKLSNGICSLNPNVDRFTLSTIITIDKNGNTLKCEIKPTIIRSKYRLTYDRVNQFINENKLFDDNKLNEMLDKAVELAKIIRKYKNDQGYIDFEIKEPYVKTNDKGEVLDIIVKETGFAENLIEDFMMRANEEVALYLAKHKFPAMYRIHEKPSEEKLIMFKEILNELNINVEIDMNNITPKSFRETIEKIKLQRDDEYTKMLFLRTMSKAIYSSNNIGHFGLASNNYCHFTSPIRRYPDLIIHRIIRDLVLNKDKSKVSYYNQILENIAKQNTESEALALLNERSTNDLKFAEYWKSKIGEKVTGQVLSIMPFGLFVQFENHTEAMVHKTNMCDNEYEINDLKTEFKSQNRVIKIGDNVDVIISGADEKTGKVDAILYECFISQNFDKKGLNDKK
- the rsgA gene encoding ribosome small subunit-dependent GTPase A — translated: MKGRIYSIIAGKFNVKADNKFYELNAKGSFRYNDINPLVGDYVEFDLDGFIKKIYERKNYFIRPKVANIDHIIVVMSVKNPDFQSFLVDKYLALIESKNIVPIILVTKNDLGSSNEIEMYKEMNYKIYQIDYKKDDLVELFTPIFNHNTCSFMGQSGVGKTTIINKLLNLNLETKEISKNANRGKHTTRITKIYDFKNGSLIDTPGFSSLDIQMNKNELSKSFKIFRELSKLCKFKWCLHENEPEEFCNVKLNIGKKIPEKRYLNYLKLLKEAKNEK
- the secG gene encoding preprotein translocase subunit SecG gives rise to the protein MIVAIVFLVIIAFVIIVVSLLMSPDSNGFSGALVGSSDLELFKNSKERGYKKILKYTMLVGGIVIILLAIILRILIK
- a CDS encoding serine/threonine-protein kinase, coding for MSIIENSKIYEKYKIISNIGSGGFAKVFKVQEINDTSNTFYALKYFVSPKNSDEEISKKRFSQEIKVLSKVNSKYVAKFIDAYIGDNEQYIIMEYVDGINLKDKLSEGKLNIKTVQNYALQIADGLEELHASGIIHRDIKSNNIMITSERTVKIIDFGLALDDESQRHTQVTKIVGSLYYLAPELCKTNNKPTIKTDIYALGILIYEMLTGEYPFKGADAMQTIKKQEDSPLPDLVKIADVPQAFANVVIKATAKDPDKRYDSVYSLKTDLKTVLNPERSLEKPLDVKTIKIKKTFVDFINNKLTLYIGLGAIALLIVIIIIIAVLV
- a CDS encoding tRNA1(Val) (adenine(37)-N6)-methyltransferase, with product MTKNNNPNIVKNSLGYDSNLYIYQDKTMFNYSVDTILLANFVFINQKIKNILEIGTNNAALSIFLAERDEKLKIDALEIQEKAFKIAKMNVDYNEKNSQISLINADFNDFWKEKIKTSQMKYDSIVCNPPFFPIKNTKQSKKLTKEMLIATHEVKLTLENIIEGSAKIIEQKGYLTMVIPVERLVDCFFLLRKYKFEPKRVKFIIPRIYDKPKLVLVEARYQAGWGVHFLPNIYLHDSENKHIHIYREEVKKLYKPIRKKEK
- a CDS encoding putative quinol monooxygenase — encoded protein: MMIFIISKELKIKKEMKANFLEKINAWIIATKKQELNLSIDGMWKDQNHFLIIERWSTEESYEKYISSELHKNLWREIKPSLLSNPYLNKFKTISW